The stretch of DNA CGAGTCTCGTAGCAGGAGTTGCACGCGGCGGTCGCCGTTGAGTTCCGCGAAGTCCAACGGCGTGAAGTCGAGTTTCCAGCCGAGCGAGTCACTCGCCCGCTTTGCCGCTTGCTGAGCGTCCCAGCCGAGAGCATCTTCGTACCCTGAGGGCGCCGTCACCGCGGCCGGGATCATTGCCGCCGCGACCGCTAGCGCGCCAACGATGATGAAGGCGTGACCCGCGAGCAGCGCGATGACGATCACGGGCCACTGGTAGTGCCTCCAGGCCGCGATTGGCTTCGCTTCAGGGCTTGGCATCAGCGGACTCACTTTCAGGGCTTGAGGGTGTGGTTGATGACTCGCGTTCGATGGCGCCGGTTACGGGGCCGAAGAGCAGGTAGACTTGCTCAACCGATTCGCCTACGTCATCGACGAACCGCAAGGTCGCTTTGACCGTGCCGCCGCGCTCTTGAAACGCTTCTTGGGGCGCCAGCAGATGAAGGGGCTCGGTCACCGATTCTCCAGCCCCGAGCTTCAGCTCGACGGAGCTGAGCAGGTGGAGAGAC from Botrimarina mediterranea encodes:
- a CDS encoding FixH family protein, which translates into the protein MPSPEAKPIAAWRHYQWPVIVIALLAGHAFIIVGALAVAAAMIPAAVTAPSGYEDALGWDAQQAAKRASDSLGWKLDFTPLDFAELNGDRRVQLLLRDSQGAPVENAVVELSMYHHAKPQDRFVQRIEPQAVLGVYEAVLPLRRDGLWRLSAVAQRGEDRLLVDEDLWIEAPKP